Proteins from a single region of Chitinophagales bacterium:
- a CDS encoding sulfotransferase domain-containing protein — protein sequence MKVGFIIIGAMKCATTSLAELLEMHPQVGFSRPKEPCFFSKAKHAPKTLEEYHNCFQNKESAKIYGEASTSYTAAIKSNRDIAEKIFAYNPDMKLIYMVRNPFDRIISQYVHNVQRGREKRSFDKAIQEDPHYISLSAYYKQIKDYVELFGMKNILIIDFDDFKNKNEMVLKDVAAFININYEKLSKINHHTNKSLGEQKLPPALDKYFIKYRSIIQKIPKQYRVKIKDVLAEIRGTKVKEKPKLKEETKKWIWQQLENDYKNFVELTGKERPHRLP from the coding sequence ATGAAAGTAGGGTTTATCATAATTGGTGCGATGAAATGTGCTACTACCAGCCTTGCTGAACTGCTTGAAATGCATCCGCAGGTTGGTTTTTCGCGCCCCAAAGAACCCTGCTTTTTCAGTAAAGCCAAACATGCGCCCAAAACCCTTGAAGAATACCACAACTGTTTTCAAAACAAAGAATCTGCGAAAATTTATGGGGAAGCTTCCACTTCCTATACTGCTGCCATAAAATCCAACCGGGACATTGCAGAAAAAATATTTGCCTATAACCCGGATATGAAACTGATTTACATGGTTAGAAATCCATTTGACAGAATCATATCCCAATACGTGCACAATGTTCAAAGAGGAAGGGAAAAGCGTAGTTTTGATAAAGCCATTCAAGAAGACCCACATTATATTTCACTAAGTGCCTACTACAAACAGATCAAAGACTATGTAGAACTGTTTGGTATGAAAAATATCCTGATCATTGATTTTGATGATTTTAAAAACAAAAATGAAATGGTATTAAAAGATGTAGCTGCATTTATAAATATAAATTATGAAAAATTATCAAAAATAAATCACCATACAAATAAATCATTAGGTGAACAAAAACTTCCTCCTGCTTTAGATAAATATTTCATAAAATACAGATCCATTATCCAGAAAATCCCAAAACAATACAGGGTAAAAATAAAAGATGTACTGGCAGAAATCAGGGGCACTAAAGTGAAGGAAAAACCAAAATTAAAAGAAGAAACCAAAAAATGGATATGGCAGCAATTGGAAAACGACTATAAAAATTTTGTGGAATTAACGGGGAAAGAAAGACCACATAGGTTACCCTAA
- a CDS encoding DUF2341 domain-containing protein, with the protein MNKLIPSAFSKIGFLSFLLFLFSFLQSQAQCLPDWEYIRPITVDNSTNPDALTDFQVQFTIATDALITANKMNADGSDIRFTDVACNNLDYWIESGINTANTVIWVEVNNIPANGSATVNMFYGNDTAAAASNGEATFQFFDDFDGTSLNTIKWDSLAAAGSSTVISGGTATITTSPASGSYLISKATVSTPTVTEMNVVSISGRAHIAQLNPTNTEGHLISNFESPTRISLGFTSGSGCGTGSNTYGGSSTVIIPTSNLLSVWSLAWPSTSTQIMTSPENLTGNSSAYTLPSDVRLGLGIVCDAANLETEWARARKYTSPEPNQTVGAESVNYRITLSLPKLEYCPQETFNINYTATGNFLAGNEFIAELSDASGNFGSPVELGRIASQTSGTISATIGENQADGTGYRIRITATNPPFSDDDNGSDITIHPVVTANFDASLACAGSPTSFTDLSTIVSGTIDAYAYQFGNGSISNLKDVNYVYPASGNYDVTLTVTSNQGCADDTIISIEVFDKPTAGFTYNDNCVGASSDFTNTSTGATAYNWNFGDGNTSTANDPSHTYAQPGTYDVQLIAENADGCTDTLVQSINIYANPNTNFTFQSNCAMDTLTFENNTAFTGSGTLTWDWDFDDGNTSNDENPFNVYANDGNFSVELIATSNQGCADTTSKSVSVYPNPVASFVADSVCLGESIAFDNQSSISSGSLSHSWSFGDGNTSTNVQASHTYTGTGTYEVILNVESNNGCMDADTQTVVIYEQPAADFTATTVCAGDSTEFINTSTGSGLTYTWDFGDGNTSTDENPNHLYASYGMYDVTLAIANGDNCVDTLTKTVQVYAEPMAAFLADSVCLGETIDFINNSSIAAGNLNYNWDFGDGSPANTNAQPSHTYASADTFEVILNITSGNGCADADTQTVIIYEQPEALFTVNNNCDEDTTFFMNQSTGSDLNYAWDFGDGNTDTVANPAYVYDTSGTYTVTLTVDNGECSDMYQTTVTIYPRPVAGFNSQDVCLDQAVQFTNTSTLSSGASNYQWFFGDSATSTDINPTHLYDTAGIYEVILVQTSNLGCVDSFSKTHVVYPLPNADFSLGNSCYGDTVDFTNLSTIDFGTMTYEWDFSDGTTDTATNPQHLFNALGIYEVTLDVTSDFGCEAQQVKNITVHPVPSANFTFSNECEEDAVAFTNLSNISAGQLSYNWAFSDSFSSQDKNPIHVFNGYGDFGVELAVMSNFGCTDTIRDTVEIYPLPEVDFSANPVCIGETTEFENNTSVPDSGSVVSNFWNFGDQEVSFANAPSHTYAAPGAYDVLLEATTAKGCIDSVIKTVVVHDLPDPTINPLGPTSFCDGDSVELSASPLPDFYNWSTAENTQNIIVKEDGNYQLTVESNFGCTDTSSIYITVWELPNVVAYKDTTISKGYSVYLSATGAVFYEWTPEFDLENPDSPETRATPLSSTEFVVLGTDLNGCEDTDTITINVLEDYKVEATNVITPNGDGVNDFWEIINVETYPDVEVSIYNRYGNELYTSQQYQNDWDGRYNGNDLPEGTYYYTIRFDGSEKIYKGAVSILR; encoded by the coding sequence ATGAATAAGCTTATCCCATCCGCTTTCAGCAAAATAGGTTTTCTATCATTCTTATTATTCCTGTTCTCTTTTTTACAAAGCCAAGCCCAGTGCTTGCCCGATTGGGAATATATACGCCCCATTACGGTTGACAATTCTACCAACCCTGATGCATTGACGGATTTTCAGGTACAATTTACCATTGCCACCGATGCATTGATCACAGCCAATAAAATGAATGCCGATGGATCGGATATTCGTTTTACGGATGTTGCTTGTAATAATCTGGATTACTGGATAGAGTCGGGTATCAATACAGCCAATACCGTAATCTGGGTAGAAGTAAACAATATCCCAGCCAATGGTTCTGCTACGGTGAATATGTTTTATGGAAATGATACCGCTGCTGCCGCAAGCAATGGAGAGGCTACTTTTCAGTTTTTCGATGATTTTGATGGAACTTCTTTGAATACTATAAAATGGGATTCACTGGCAGCTGCAGGTTCCTCTACAGTTATTTCTGGTGGAACGGCAACTATCACCACTAGTCCTGCCTCAGGTAGTTACTTAATAAGTAAAGCTACTGTCTCCACCCCTACTGTTACTGAAATGAATGTCGTCAGTATAAGTGGACGGGCACATATAGCTCAATTAAACCCAACTAATACGGAGGGACACCTTATATCAAACTTTGAATCACCCACAAGGATATCTCTAGGGTTTACTAGTGGAAGTGGTTGTGGAACAGGCTCGAATACATACGGTGGATCTTCTACTGTCATAATTCCCACCTCAAATCTATTGAGCGTCTGGAGTCTAGCATGGCCAAGCACATCTACTCAAATAATGACAAGTCCTGAGAATCTAACAGGTAACTCTAGTGCATACACTTTGCCATCTGATGTAAGACTAGGTTTAGGTATCGTTTGCGATGCAGCAAATTTAGAAACTGAATGGGCGCGTGCTCGTAAATACACTTCTCCTGAACCCAACCAAACAGTAGGAGCTGAAAGCGTGAATTACAGAATCACTTTGAGCTTACCTAAGCTGGAATATTGTCCTCAGGAAACATTTAACATCAACTATACTGCCACTGGAAATTTTCTGGCAGGCAATGAATTTATTGCAGAATTGTCTGATGCTTCTGGAAATTTTGGAAGCCCGGTGGAATTGGGAAGAATTGCATCTCAAACATCAGGTACCATTTCTGCTACAATTGGTGAAAACCAAGCTGATGGAACAGGGTATAGAATTAGAATCACAGCTACCAATCCTCCTTTCTCTGATGATGACAATGGCTCGGATATTACCATTCATCCAGTTGTAACTGCAAATTTTGACGCAAGTTTGGCATGCGCAGGTAGCCCAACTTCTTTTACCGATCTATCCACAATTGTAAGCGGAACGATTGATGCTTATGCGTACCAGTTTGGAAATGGGAGTATTTCTAATTTAAAGGATGTCAACTATGTTTACCCAGCTTCTGGAAATTACGATGTCACGCTTACCGTAACTTCCAACCAAGGCTGCGCAGACGATACCATTATCAGCATAGAAGTTTTTGACAAGCCCACTGCCGGTTTCACTTATAATGACAATTGTGTGGGAGCAAGTTCTGATTTTACCAATACTTCCACCGGGGCAACGGCTTACAACTGGAATTTTGGTGACGGGAATACTTCTACAGCTAATGACCCTTCTCATACTTATGCTCAACCGGGCACTTACGATGTTCAATTGATTGCTGAAAATGCAGATGGCTGTACCGATACATTGGTTCAAAGCATCAATATATACGCCAATCCCAATACAAATTTTACTTTCCAAAGCAATTGCGCAATGGATACGCTTACATTTGAAAACAATACTGCTTTCACTGGTTCTGGCACATTAACATGGGACTGGGATTTTGATGATGGCAATACTTCCAATGATGAAAATCCTTTTAATGTTTATGCAAATGATGGAAACTTCTCCGTTGAGCTGATCGCCACTTCCAATCAAGGCTGTGCAGATACCACCTCGAAATCAGTAAGTGTGTATCCCAATCCCGTGGCAAGTTTTGTTGCCGACAGTGTTTGCCTGGGAGAAAGCATTGCTTTTGACAATCAAAGTTCAATTTCAAGCGGAAGCCTTTCACATTCCTGGAGTTTTGGAGATGGAAATACCAGCACCAATGTACAGGCCAGCCACACTTACACAGGAACCGGAACCTATGAAGTAATCCTGAATGTAGAAAGCAACAATGGCTGTATGGATGCCGATACGCAAACGGTGGTGATTTACGAACAACCTGCTGCGGACTTTACAGCAACTACCGTTTGCGCAGGGGATTCTACCGAATTTATAAATACATCAACGGGTTCGGGTTTAACTTACACCTGGGATTTTGGAGATGGAAATACATCTACCGATGAAAACCCAAATCATTTATATGCAAGCTACGGCATGTATGATGTTACCTTGGCCATTGCCAATGGGGACAATTGTGTGGATACTTTGACCAAAACGGTTCAGGTCTATGCCGAGCCAATGGCTGCATTTTTAGCTGATAGTGTTTGCCTTGGTGAAACCATTGATTTTATCAATAACAGCTCTATTGCTGCGGGAAATTTAAACTACAATTGGGATTTTGGAGATGGAAGCCCTGCCAATACCAATGCACAACCCAGCCATACCTACGCTTCGGCTGATACTTTTGAAGTGATTTTAAATATCACTTCTGGAAATGGCTGTGCGGATGCAGATACGCAAACGGTTATTATCTATGAACAACCAGAAGCTCTGTTTACTGTCAACAATAATTGCGATGAAGACACTACTTTCTTTATGAATCAATCTACGGGCAGCGATTTAAATTATGCCTGGGATTTTGGGGATGGCAATACCGATACAGTAGCCAATCCAGCCTATGTTTACGATACTTCAGGTACTTACACAGTTACGCTCACAGTTGATAATGGTGAATGTTCTGATATGTATCAAACAACAGTCACCATTTACCCAAGACCCGTTGCAGGTTTCAACAGCCAGGATGTATGTCTGGATCAAGCCGTGCAATTTACCAATACCAGTACCCTGAGTAGCGGAGCATCAAACTATCAGTGGTTTTTCGGAGATTCTGCTACAAGTACAGATATCAATCCTACGCATTTGTATGATACTGCCGGGATTTACGAAGTGATTTTGGTGCAAACCAGCAATTTGGGCTGTGTGGATAGCTTTAGCAAAACGCATGTAGTCTATCCATTGCCCAATGCAGATTTCAGTCTGGGCAATTCCTGCTATGGAGATACAGTAGATTTTACCAATCTTTCAACCATCGATTTTGGCACAATGACTTACGAGTGGGATTTCAGTGATGGAACGACCGACACAGCTACCAATCCACAACATTTGTTCAACGCCCTGGGTATTTATGAAGTAACATTGGACGTAACTTCTGATTTTGGTTGTGAAGCACAGCAGGTTAAAAACATTACCGTGCATCCCGTACCTTCTGCCAATTTCACTTTTAGTAATGAATGTGAAGAAGATGCGGTGGCATTCACCAATTTATCCAATATATCTGCCGGTCAATTGAGCTACAACTGGGCATTCAGCGATAGTTTTAGTTCACAGGATAAAAACCCAATTCACGTTTTCAATGGCTATGGAGATTTTGGAGTGGAACTGGCCGTGATGAGCAATTTTGGATGTACCGACACCATAAGGGATACCGTAGAAATTTATCCTTTACCTGAAGTTGATTTCTCAGCCAATCCGGTTTGTATAGGAGAAACCACAGAATTTGAAAACAACACAAGCGTTCCTGACAGCGGATCAGTTGTTTCAAATTTCTGGAATTTTGGCGATCAGGAGGTGTCTTTTGCCAATGCTCCTTCACATACCTATGCTGCGCCAGGTGCTTATGATGTATTACTGGAAGCCACTACTGCAAAAGGCTGTATCGATTCGGTGATAAAAACTGTAGTCGTACATGACTTGCCCGATCCTACAATCAACCCGCTCGGCCCAACCAGCTTTTGTGATGGCGACAGCGTGGAATTAAGTGCCAGTCCCCTACCCGATTTTTACAATTGGTCAACGGCTGAAAACACCCAAAACATCATTGTAAAAGAAGATGGCAATTATCAATTGACCGTGGAAAGCAATTTTGGCTGCACCGATACAAGTTCTATTTATATCACCGTTTGGGAATTGCCCAATGTGGTAGCCTATAAAGACACCACCATTAGCAAGGGATACTCTGTTTATCTTTCAGCTACCGGAGCAGTGTTTTATGAATGGACACCTGAATTTGATCTGGAAAACCCCGATTCACCTGAAACAAGAGCTACACCACTAAGCTCTACAGAATTTGTAGTACTTGGTACTGATCTCAATGGCTGTGAAGACACCGATACTATCACCATCAATGTTTTGGAAGATTACAAAGTGGAAGCTACCAACGTAATTACCCCGAATGGAGATGGTGTGAATGATTTTTGGGAAATCATAAATGTAGAAACTTATCCGGATGTAGAGGTCAGTATTTACAATCGCTATGGCAATGAATTGTACACTTCACAACAATATCAGAATGATTGGGATGGCCGCTACAATGGCAACGACCTACCTGAAGGCACTTATTATTACACAATTCGATTTGATGGATCAGAAAAAATTTACAAAGGAGCAGTTTCCATTTTAAGATAA
- the thrA gene encoding bifunctional aspartate kinase/homoserine dehydrogenase I — MQILKFGGTSVGSPETIKKVKNIVASKADKNPMIVVVSAFGGITNQLLQCSRMAANADESYHELLKTISDRHLNCIQELLPAKNQSAVMGKTRLQLNELEDILRGLFLIRELSPKTLDRISCMGEVLSALIIEQFLSKSGMDTALTDPRQFIFTDSYFGKANVDFPKTEKAIQNYFRNKSASVYVCPGFMASDSNGTTTTLGRGGSDYTAAILAAALDAPALEIWTDVSGMMTANPQLVRQAYSIEQIDYEEAMELTHFGAKVLYPPSVHPVYKKRIPIYIKNTFEPEAAGTKIYHFENGKSQIIKGISCIENIALLNLSGSSMVGIPYFSHRLFEALALAKISVILITQASSEHSICVAIDQADVEKAKSAIGQSFRKEFEEKMLDELSIEEDLAILALVGSQMKNHIGISGKMFSVLGHNGINIKAIAQGSSEKNISAVIEKRQIKKALNSLHESFFLSDLKRLNLFIVGSGNVGKALLEQLQQQMNYLKEKSHIDLRIIGMANSRKMIIQEEGYAIETALEELEKSQSKMKLDKFLEQMYALNMRNSIFIDNTANEHVANTYASVLQNSISVVTPNKIACTGKLADYKKLKQLALRYNCQFLFETNVGAGLPVINTLNDLIKSGDEIHGIQAVLSGSLNFIFNNYDGKGASFAEIVQQAKAEGYTEPDPRIDLSGVDVKRKILILLRESGFEMELKDIDSIPFIPEECMQAKDVESFLESLVKYEKHFKEMIEQAANEGKKLKYVATFQNGKANTGLEKIAPDSPLYNLEGKDNIVLFSTKRYPEQPLVVKGAGAGAAVTASGIFGDIMRIANTF; from the coding sequence ATGCAAATACTAAAATTCGGAGGTACTTCTGTAGGCAGTCCTGAAACAATCAAAAAAGTTAAAAATATAGTCGCCTCAAAAGCCGATAAAAACCCAATGATAGTGGTTGTCTCTGCCTTTGGCGGTATTACCAATCAATTGTTGCAATGCAGTCGAATGGCAGCCAATGCTGATGAATCCTATCACGAACTATTAAAAACCATCTCCGACCGGCACCTGAATTGCATACAGGAGTTACTGCCTGCTAAAAACCAAAGTGCCGTAATGGGAAAAACACGGCTGCAACTCAATGAACTGGAAGACATTTTGCGAGGATTATTCCTGATCCGGGAACTGTCTCCCAAAACCCTGGACAGAATCAGCTGTATGGGCGAAGTTCTGTCGGCTTTGATAATCGAGCAATTTCTGAGCAAAAGCGGAATGGACACTGCATTAACAGATCCCAGGCAATTTATATTCACCGACAGTTATTTCGGAAAAGCCAATGTAGATTTTCCAAAAACTGAAAAAGCCATTCAAAACTATTTCCGGAATAAATCAGCCAGTGTTTATGTTTGTCCGGGCTTTATGGCCAGTGATAGCAATGGAACGACCACCACATTAGGCCGTGGCGGCTCAGATTATACAGCCGCAATTTTAGCAGCCGCCCTGGACGCTCCAGCACTGGAAATCTGGACGGATGTCAGCGGTATGATGACTGCCAATCCTCAATTGGTACGACAGGCTTATTCCATTGAGCAAATCGATTATGAAGAGGCCATGGAGCTGACCCATTTTGGAGCCAAAGTCCTCTACCCTCCTTCTGTGCACCCGGTATATAAAAAGCGGATTCCCATATACATCAAAAACACTTTTGAGCCAGAAGCTGCCGGAACTAAAATTTATCATTTTGAAAATGGCAAATCCCAGATAATAAAAGGCATATCCTGCATTGAAAACATCGCATTGCTCAACCTTTCAGGAAGCAGTATGGTGGGTATTCCCTATTTCTCCCACCGCTTGTTCGAAGCGCTGGCACTTGCCAAAATAAGTGTCATTTTGATTACCCAGGCTTCCTCGGAACACAGTATTTGTGTTGCCATAGACCAGGCAGATGTGGAAAAAGCAAAATCAGCAATAGGGCAAAGTTTCCGAAAGGAATTTGAGGAAAAAATGCTGGACGAATTAAGCATAGAGGAAGACCTTGCCATTTTGGCTTTGGTCGGTTCCCAAATGAAAAACCATATTGGCATCAGCGGCAAAATGTTCAGCGTACTGGGACACAACGGAATCAATATCAAGGCCATTGCACAGGGATCTTCCGAGAAAAATATTTCTGCCGTAATAGAAAAACGACAAATCAAAAAGGCTTTGAACAGTCTTCACGAAAGCTTTTTCCTCTCAGATTTGAAGCGTTTAAACCTTTTTATTGTTGGCAGCGGCAATGTTGGCAAAGCTTTACTGGAGCAATTACAACAGCAAATGAACTATTTAAAAGAGAAAAGCCATATTGATCTCAGGATTATTGGGATGGCCAATTCTAGGAAAATGATCATACAGGAAGAAGGCTACGCAATTGAAACTGCACTTGAAGAACTGGAAAAAAGCCAGTCGAAAATGAAGCTGGATAAGTTCCTTGAACAAATGTATGCACTCAATATGCGCAACAGTATTTTTATTGACAATACCGCCAATGAGCATGTGGCCAATACTTATGCAAGTGTGCTTCAAAACAGCATTTCGGTAGTAACTCCCAATAAAATTGCCTGCACCGGTAAATTGGCAGACTATAAAAAACTGAAGCAACTGGCTTTGCGCTACAATTGTCAATTCCTGTTTGAAACCAATGTAGGCGCAGGATTGCCGGTTATCAATACCTTAAATGACCTGATCAAAAGCGGGGATGAAATCCACGGTATACAGGCAGTACTCTCCGGTAGTCTGAATTTCATTTTCAACAATTACGATGGCAAAGGCGCCTCTTTTGCCGAAATTGTGCAGCAAGCCAAAGCAGAAGGATATACTGAGCCCGACCCAAGAATTGACTTGAGCGGAGTGGATGTAAAAAGAAAAATATTAATCCTGTTGAGGGAAAGCGGTTTTGAAATGGAACTGAAAGACATTGACAGTATTCCTTTTATCCCTGAGGAATGTATGCAAGCCAAAGATGTGGAAAGCTTCCTGGAATCGCTGGTGAAATACGAAAAGCATTTTAAGGAGATGATTGAGCAGGCAGCCAATGAGGGCAAGAAATTAAAATATGTAGCTACCTTTCAAAATGGCAAGGCCAACACCGGACTTGAAAAAATCGCACCTGATAGTCCGCTTTACAATCTTGAGGGAAAAGACAATATTGTATTGTTCAGCACCAAAAGATATCCTGAGCAACCATTGGTAGTGAAAGGCGCAGGAGCCGGTGCTGCCGTTACTGCTTCAGGAATATTTGGAGATATTATGCGTATTGCAAATACTTTTTAA
- a CDS encoding homoserine kinase: protein MQKIKVFAPSTIANVGPGYDVFGLALENIGEELEMQLNDSGEIIIHPIPGYPELPTDPGKNIAGIVSKAMLQKLGLNHGLEISIQKNVKPGSGLGSSGCSAAATAFALNQLLDKPFSAQELVAFAMLGEEATSGKAHADNVAASLLGGFCIIKSYEPLQIINIPFPDDLQIVVVHPQIEVKTADSKKILKKEIPLQDVITQIGNVSALISGLITNNKEWIRSGMQDLIAEPARAYLIPGFHKAKAIALKNNALGCSISGSGPSIFALCTDKIQAEKIGVEWKRFYESLDIDVLIYQSKINPKGCVEIK from the coding sequence ATGCAAAAGATTAAAGTTTTCGCCCCTTCCACTATAGCCAATGTCGGTCCCGGCTACGATGTATTTGGCCTGGCACTGGAAAATATCGGGGAAGAACTGGAAATGCAATTGAACGACAGTGGGGAAATTATTATCCACCCTATTCCCGGATATCCTGAACTGCCTACAGACCCCGGTAAAAATATTGCCGGAATAGTAAGCAAAGCCATGTTGCAAAAACTCGGTTTGAACCACGGCCTGGAAATCTCCATTCAAAAAAACGTAAAACCCGGCAGTGGCTTGGGATCCAGCGGATGTTCCGCAGCAGCTACTGCGTTTGCCTTAAATCAATTATTAGACAAACCCTTTTCAGCTCAGGAACTGGTGGCCTTTGCCATGCTGGGCGAAGAAGCCACATCAGGTAAAGCACATGCTGATAATGTAGCAGCTTCACTTTTAGGTGGTTTTTGTATTATCAAAAGTTATGAACCATTACAAATCATCAATATTCCCTTTCCCGATGATCTGCAAATTGTTGTTGTTCATCCCCAGATAGAAGTAAAAACTGCCGACTCCAAAAAAATATTGAAAAAGGAAATCCCACTGCAAGATGTAATCACTCAGATTGGCAATGTCTCTGCCCTGATAAGCGGACTCATCACCAACAACAAGGAATGGATCAGGTCGGGCATGCAGGATTTAATAGCCGAACCCGCCCGCGCTTACCTGATCCCGGGATTTCATAAAGCAAAAGCTATCGCATTGAAAAACAATGCCCTGGGCTGTAGTATTTCAGGCTCGGGTCCTTCTATATTTGCCTTATGCACTGACAAAATACAAGCCGAAAAAATCGGGGTGGAATGGAAAAGGTTTTATGAAAGCCTTGATATTGATGTACTGATCTATCAATCGAAAATCAATCCAAAAGGTTGTGTTGAAATAAAATAA
- a CDS encoding PorP/SprF family type IX secretion system membrane protein, giving the protein MKKIFGLLLVSAFFAGEIMAQQVPLYSQYFNNPFIYNPAQTGFSGDPQLYFMYRRQWTGFEGAPETRAASFDMATKNKKAGFGAYFYNDISNIFTRYAASLSYAYHLNFSENHRLSMGLSAGFLDTHIDYSKVFVTNNDDAAINNNLQRSTSFDANAGINYYLKGWNLGFSVPQILATELRHIDTDEEANYRLDRHYILQTSYRIGLLDDNLFITPQIIGRTNDFSNFSFDAGAQFSYKDMVWIGGAYRYDYGVTFNGGFRVHNMVSVGYSYDMGLNALSDYNNGSHEIMLGIRFGRKQKKLDDLTEDNFGRMKDVVDKQDSIIQNLQAQIDSLEMKLNAKADRDSEDFSDIDDAESIKDLLEKIQDMQQQINDMEEGSSQDDKTRVIQRDDLEHISGAPLGDYYMVLGSFKVRDNAYNFMKDLEERGFNVGTVYNKKRAWHYVYISQPDDLKTGYRELYKFREENQEFSDAWIYIVR; this is encoded by the coding sequence ATGAAAAAGATTTTCGGATTATTACTAGTATCTGCATTTTTTGCAGGAGAAATTATGGCGCAGCAAGTGCCCTTGTATTCTCAATATTTCAATAACCCATTTATATACAATCCTGCCCAAACCGGATTTTCGGGTGACCCACAATTGTACTTTATGTACCGCAGGCAATGGACGGGATTTGAAGGTGCGCCAGAAACTCGTGCCGCTTCCTTTGATATGGCAACAAAAAATAAAAAGGCCGGATTTGGTGCTTATTTCTACAATGATATCAGCAATATATTTACGCGATATGCGGCTAGCTTGTCTTATGCCTATCATTTAAATTTTAGCGAAAACCATCGTTTATCTATGGGGCTGTCAGCAGGCTTTTTGGATACACATATTGATTACTCAAAAGTATTTGTAACCAATAATGATGATGCAGCGATCAACAACAACTTGCAACGCTCTACCTCATTTGATGCCAATGCCGGAATCAATTATTACCTAAAAGGCTGGAACCTCGGCTTTTCAGTGCCTCAAATTCTGGCTACAGAATTAAGACATATCGATACTGACGAAGAAGCCAATTATCGGCTTGATCGGCATTATATTTTGCAAACTTCCTACCGCATAGGTTTATTGGATGATAATTTATTTATTACTCCACAAATAATTGGAAGAACCAATGACTTTTCCAATTTCTCATTTGATGCAGGAGCACAATTTTCATACAAAGACATGGTATGGATTGGAGGTGCCTACCGCTATGACTATGGCGTAACTTTCAATGGTGGGTTTAGAGTCCACAATATGGTAAGTGTAGGCTACAGCTACGATATGGGCTTGAATGCATTGAGTGACTACAACAATGGTTCACATGAAATTATGCTTGGCATTCGCTTTGGAAGAAAACAAAAAAAATTAGATGACCTTACTGAAGATAATTTTGGCAGAATGAAAGATGTGGTTGACAAACAGGACAGCATAATCCAAAATCTACAGGCACAGATTGATTCTCTTGAAATGAAACTCAATGCAAAAGCTGATAGAGATTCTGAAGATTTTAGCGACATAGATGATGCAGAGAGTATTAAGGATTTACTGGAAAAAATCCAGGACATGCAGCAGCAAATTAACGATATGGAAGAAGGCAGCAGCCAGGATGATAAAACACGTGTTATTCAGAGGGATGATCTGGAACACATATCCGGTGCTCCTCTGGGTGATTATTACATGGTCTTAGGCTCATTTAAAGTTAGAGACAATGCCTATAATTTTATGAAGGATTTAGAGGAAAGAGGCTTTAATGTAGGTACGGTTTACAATAAAAAAAGAGCATGGCATTACGTATATATCTCACAGCCTGATGATTTGAAAACCGGCTACCGCGAATTGTACAAGTTCAGGGAAGAAAATCAGGAATTCAGTGATGCCTGGATTTATATTGTAAGATAA